The following coding sequences are from one Brooklawnia cerclae window:
- the tsaA gene encoding tRNA (N6-threonylcarbamoyladenosine(37)-N6)-methyltransferase TrmO: MQLRPVARMHSDFPSKFGIPRQPGLVPQLRGRVVFEPEFRNPDAVRGLSGFSHIWLVWEFSESIRDRWSPTVRPPRLGGEARMGVFATRSPFRPNPIGLSSVALESVESDPRFGPVLVVRGADLMDGSPIFDIKPYVASDIHADARLGFSARVPHERLEVVFPEELRARVPAASREALLGVLAEDPRPAYQDDPERVYGLGFAGVNVRFTVADGTLTVREVAPVDLW; the protein is encoded by the coding sequence ATGCAGTTGAGGCCGGTCGCCCGGATGCACAGTGACTTCCCGTCGAAGTTCGGCATCCCGCGCCAACCGGGACTGGTGCCACAGTTGCGGGGGCGGGTGGTCTTCGAGCCGGAGTTCCGCAACCCCGACGCCGTGCGTGGGCTGAGCGGATTCAGCCACATCTGGCTGGTCTGGGAGTTCTCGGAGTCCATTCGCGACAGGTGGTCGCCGACGGTGCGTCCCCCTCGCCTCGGCGGAGAGGCGCGGATGGGCGTGTTCGCCACCAGGTCACCGTTCCGGCCGAACCCGATCGGGCTGTCGTCGGTCGCGCTCGAATCGGTCGAGTCGGATCCGAGGTTCGGGCCGGTACTCGTCGTGCGGGGCGCCGATCTCATGGACGGCTCCCCCATCTTCGACATCAAGCCGTACGTGGCGAGCGACATTCACGCGGACGCACGGCTGGGGTTCTCGGCGCGTGTCCCCCATGAGCGCCTGGAGGTCGTGTTCCCCGAGGAACTCCGCGCCCGGGTGCCGGCCGCGAGCCGCGAGGCTCTTCTGGGCGTGCTCGCCGAGGATCCGCGTCCCGCCTACCAGGACGATCCCGAGCGTGTCTACGGGCTGGGTTTCGCCGGGGTCAACGTCCGGTTCACGGTGGCCGACGGGACGCTGACCGTGCGCGAGGTCGCCCCCGTCGACCTGTGGTGA
- a CDS encoding MalY/PatB family protein yields the protein MLPSEFVERYSVERRGTASLKWDGLEARFGDPDLLPVWVADMDFRVPEVVVDALRARVDHGVFGYGIIPGSFYEAYQGWLESRHGLHTEKAWIRCAMGVVPALYWFVNAFTDPGDAVLIQTPVYYPFHNAIRDTGRKLVASDLRYHDGRFTIDFAGFEKAIVDNDVRLFILCSPHNPAGRVWTEDELDRMLGICQEHGVIVVSDEIHHDFTFGDATHVPALSVAGGRYASGTVIVDSASKTFNIASLGLATAVIPDASLRARYDAYTRRQYDPSVLGLVGAEAAYRGGAEWLEALKQVVVANYARVKQGLEEALPGAVVCQLEGTYLPLIDLRAVIPATQTHAFVQNHCKIAVDYGEWFGKSWEGFVRVNLATQPRYIEELIERLGTGYRTWTGERA from the coding sequence ATGCTGCCCAGCGAGTTCGTCGAACGCTATTCGGTTGAGCGCCGTGGGACGGCGTCCCTCAAGTGGGACGGTCTGGAGGCGCGGTTCGGGGATCCCGATCTGCTACCGGTGTGGGTGGCCGACATGGACTTCCGGGTGCCCGAGGTGGTCGTGGACGCGCTGCGGGCCCGCGTGGACCATGGCGTCTTCGGGTACGGGATCATCCCCGGCTCCTTCTACGAGGCCTACCAGGGTTGGCTCGAATCACGGCACGGCCTCCACACCGAGAAGGCGTGGATCCGGTGCGCGATGGGCGTGGTCCCCGCGCTGTACTGGTTCGTCAACGCGTTCACCGACCCGGGCGACGCGGTTCTCATCCAGACACCGGTCTACTACCCGTTCCACAACGCGATACGCGACACCGGACGCAAACTCGTCGCCAGCGATCTGCGCTATCACGACGGCCGGTTCACCATCGACTTCGCCGGGTTCGAGAAGGCCATCGTCGACAACGACGTGCGGCTGTTCATCCTGTGTTCCCCGCACAATCCCGCCGGACGCGTGTGGACCGAGGACGAACTCGACCGCATGCTGGGCATCTGCCAGGAGCATGGTGTGATCGTCGTCTCCGACGAGATCCACCACGATTTCACCTTCGGTGACGCCACACACGTCCCAGCGCTGTCGGTCGCCGGCGGGCGCTACGCGTCCGGCACGGTGATCGTGGACTCGGCGTCCAAGACCTTCAACATCGCCTCGCTCGGCCTGGCCACCGCCGTCATCCCGGACGCCTCGCTCCGGGCGCGCTACGACGCTTACACCCGGCGCCAGTACGACCCGAGTGTGCTCGGCCTGGTCGGCGCCGAAGCCGCCTACCGTGGGGGAGCGGAATGGCTGGAGGCGCTCAAGCAGGTGGTCGTCGCCAACTACGCGCGGGTCAAGCAGGGGCTGGAGGAGGCGCTGCCCGGTGCGGTCGTGTGCCAACTGGAGGGCACCTACCTCCCGCTGATCGACCTGCGCGCGGTGATTCCCGCGACCCAGACGCACGCCTTCGTCCAGAACCACTGCAAAATAGCCGTCGACTACGGTGAATGGTTCGGCAAGAGTTGGGAGGGGTTCGTCCGTGTGAACCTCGCCACCCAGCCCCGCTACATCGAGGAACTCATCGAGCGGCTCGGCACGGGTTACCGCACCTGGACGGGCGAACGCGCCTGA
- a CDS encoding MarR family winged helix-turn-helix transcriptional regulator yields MPQTPLSAPDEYAQLADLITSIARELRGLMTGVVPLTPQQVKVLRRVEQHPGDTPSEVADAVGIQRSNLSAALRVLEGEGLVERMSATENRREAHLWPTQQAAEELATLHAAWSAALRPLVGERTRELDATVEFLTHLNDSLADGRHRVG; encoded by the coding sequence ATGCCTCAGACACCGCTGTCGGCGCCGGACGAATACGCGCAGCTGGCCGATCTGATCACGTCGATCGCGCGAGAGTTGCGAGGGCTGATGACCGGGGTCGTCCCACTCACACCGCAGCAGGTGAAGGTGCTGCGCCGGGTGGAGCAACACCCAGGGGACACACCCAGCGAGGTGGCAGACGCGGTGGGCATCCAGCGCAGCAACCTCAGCGCCGCACTGCGCGTCCTGGAGGGGGAGGGCCTGGTCGAGCGGATGTCGGCCACCGAGAACCGGCGCGAGGCGCACCTGTGGCCCACTCAACAAGCGGCCGAGGAACTCGCGACGCTGCACGCTGCCTGGAGTGCGGCTCTCCGCCCACTGGTCGGGGAGCGGACACGGGAACTGGACGCCACTGTCGAGTTTCTGACCCACCTGAACGACTCCCTGGCGGACGGACGCCACCGCGTCGGTTGA
- a CDS encoding PIG-L family deacetylase, which yields MPTLIFLHAHPDDEASQTSGTMALASDKGYRVVVVYATNGDHGTVPPDLRSGETVADRRQAEATESARIIGVHRVEWLGYRDSGMNGWAQNGDPDCFAQADVDEAAARLAAILDEEDADVLVGYDWHGTYGHPDHVKVHTVAYRAAELAAHRPRVIEETRSTDADRLLFAQAREVGLDFGEEQVGDDGLPMGVPASDINWRVDVSGVLDRKRAALAAHASQEDARALLGLPAVVFDAWMSSEYYREDGLGRPLADGWPF from the coding sequence GTGCCGACTCTGATCTTTCTTCACGCCCATCCCGACGACGAGGCCAGCCAGACCTCGGGGACGATGGCCCTGGCTTCCGACAAGGGCTATCGCGTCGTCGTTGTCTATGCCACGAACGGGGACCACGGGACAGTGCCACCCGACCTGCGGTCGGGCGAGACGGTGGCCGATCGACGGCAGGCCGAGGCCACGGAATCGGCGCGCATCATCGGCGTCCACCGCGTCGAATGGCTCGGGTACCGGGATTCAGGGATGAACGGGTGGGCCCAGAACGGCGATCCCGACTGCTTCGCGCAGGCCGATGTCGACGAGGCCGCCGCCCGGCTCGCCGCGATCCTCGACGAGGAGGACGCCGATGTGCTCGTCGGCTATGACTGGCACGGCACCTACGGGCATCCGGACCACGTCAAGGTCCACACCGTCGCGTACCGCGCGGCCGAACTCGCCGCCCACCGCCCGCGGGTGATCGAGGAGACCCGCAGCACCGATGCCGATCGCCTTCTGTTCGCACAGGCCAGGGAGGTGGGCCTCGACTTCGGGGAAGAACAGGTCGGGGACGACGGCCTGCCCATGGGCGTGCCGGCCTCCGACATCAACTGGCGGGTCGATGTGTCGGGGGTCCTCGACCGTAAGCGTGCCGCCCTGGCGGCCCATGCGAGCCAGGAGGACGCCAGGGCTCTGCTGGGCCTGCCCGCTGTCGTGTTCGACGCCTGGATGTCGAGCGAGTACTACCGCGAGGACGGGCTCGGTCGTCCTCTGGCTGACGGATGGCCCTTCTGA
- a CDS encoding multidrug effflux MFS transporter produces the protein MTTPTRAGRSVPVPLLLTIALLSAVSPLSTDLYLAAFPTILAELHTTATGVQLTLTAFLVGVALGQLVFGPLSDRLGRVRPLLVGSVVCVAASALTAVAPTIGVLTAARFVQGLTGAAGMVIGRAIISDVAAGKAAARAFSLMMIVGGVAPVVAPLLGGFLVGWIGWRGIFWVVTGLVVAMLVASLMVIRETHRPEKATAGGRADLRVLASRGYLGHVVTMAAGFAALMAYISASPFVYQQMMGFGPVPYGVLFGLNAVGISTCSAVAARLTATHRVRAVLGAGLIGVSAGVAALLILVLSGAPARWYTVAIFVAVSSLGFVFGNSTALALAQARGVAGTASALMGALQFALGAVVAPLVGIAGESTALPLAVVMACAMAVSATGFAVAGRRSEMVITA, from the coding sequence ATGACCACGCCGACGCGTGCTGGACGAAGCGTGCCCGTCCCCCTGCTGCTCACCATCGCGCTCCTCAGTGCTGTGTCTCCCCTGTCGACCGATCTGTACCTCGCGGCGTTCCCCACGATTCTGGCGGAGCTCCACACCACCGCGACCGGCGTTCAGCTGACCCTCACCGCCTTCCTCGTGGGTGTCGCCTTGGGTCAGCTCGTCTTCGGCCCGTTGTCCGACAGACTGGGCCGGGTTCGTCCCCTGCTCGTCGGGTCCGTCGTCTGTGTCGCGGCGAGCGCGCTGACCGCGGTGGCGCCGACGATCGGTGTGCTGACCGCGGCGCGCTTCGTCCAGGGCCTCACAGGCGCCGCCGGCATGGTCATCGGTCGCGCCATCATTTCCGACGTCGCCGCCGGCAAGGCGGCGGCGAGGGCGTTCAGCCTCATGATGATCGTCGGCGGCGTCGCCCCGGTCGTCGCTCCCCTGCTCGGTGGCTTCCTGGTGGGCTGGATCGGCTGGCGCGGCATCTTCTGGGTCGTCACCGGCCTCGTCGTGGCGATGCTGGTCGCCAGTCTGATGGTCATCAGGGAGACTCATCGTCCCGAGAAGGCGACGGCGGGCGGACGCGCGGACCTGCGTGTGCTCGCCTCGCGCGGATACCTCGGCCACGTCGTGACGATGGCCGCCGGGTTCGCCGCGCTCATGGCATACATCTCTGCCTCGCCGTTCGTCTACCAGCAGATGATGGGCTTCGGCCCGGTACCTTACGGTGTCCTGTTCGGTCTCAATGCGGTGGGGATCAGCACGTGCAGCGCGGTCGCCGCCAGACTGACCGCCACACACCGCGTCCGCGCCGTGCTCGGCGCGGGCCTGATCGGAGTGAGCGCCGGCGTGGCCGCCCTGCTGATCCTGGTGCTCAGCGGGGCGCCCGCGCGCTGGTACACGGTGGCGATCTTCGTGGCGGTGTCGAGCCTCGGCTTCGTCTTCGGGAACTCGACGGCACTAGCTCTGGCGCAGGCACGCGGAGTGGCAGGCACCGCGTCCGCGCTGATGGGAGCGCTGCAGTTCGCGCTGGGCGCCGTCGTGGCTCCGCTGGTCGGTATCGCCGGTGAGAGCACCGCACTGCCCCTGGCCGTGGTCATGGCATGCGCGATGGCCGTGTCCGCGACGGGCTTCGCCGTCGCCGGCCGACGAAGCGAAATG